In one Pseudomonas tensinigenes genomic region, the following are encoded:
- a CDS encoding phage tail protein: MKQQMALGSFIFGLSRQFAYHTLLRKSDGGWTEIQILTSKPKSSQTGQKPETLTITGKSMYAVAMDRLDELRALQALRIPLPLIDGIGRNWGLWRINNVQETQTQIIDDGTAMVVDWVIELAEFNNA; the protein is encoded by the coding sequence ATGAAACAACAAATGGCATTAGGCAGTTTCATCTTCGGCCTCTCGCGCCAATTTGCGTACCACACGTTGTTGCGCAAGTCCGATGGCGGCTGGACGGAAATACAGATCCTCACCAGCAAACCGAAATCCAGCCAGACCGGCCAGAAGCCGGAAACCCTGACCATCACCGGCAAATCGATGTACGCCGTGGCCATGGATCGGCTCGATGAGTTGCGCGCCTTGCAGGCGCTGCGTATTCCGCTGCCGCTGATCGATGGCATTGGTCGCAACTGGGGTCTGTGGCGGATCAACAACGTTCAGGAAACCCAGACCCAGATCATCGATGACGGCACGGCGATGGTCGTCGATTGGGTCATCGAATTGGCGGAGTTCAACAATGCGTAA
- a CDS encoding tail protein X, translating into MRKVRSVAGDSVNLLLYRETGRSDDAAEEALWKLNPTLAEHGPVLPAGIWVVLPELDSKPAVIKALTAWD; encoded by the coding sequence ATGCGTAAGGTTCGAAGCGTGGCCGGTGATTCGGTGAATCTGCTGCTCTACCGCGAAACCGGGCGCAGCGACGATGCCGCTGAAGAAGCCCTGTGGAAGCTCAACCCGACCCTGGCCGAGCACGGCCCGGTTCTGCCCGCTGGCATCTGGGTCGTGCTGCCTGAACTCGACAGCAAACCTGCTGTGATCAAAGCGCTCACGGCCTGGGATTAA
- a CDS encoding phage late control D family protein, producing MALGFTPVVQIYGANADLLNQRLISWEHIDAAGIESDQLTLTIDLEGLEGLPNLGGKIGLLVGYLEMEEMVDKGQFKVTRLTPTLFPFRLTLVATAAPFSKDDETGFKQRRTASHGPTTLGQLFSQLVSQHGFSSRVAADVSMIKIAHVDQSNETDMGFLTRLAKKYNLVAKPYGDAYVLARPGQIKSISGQKLQDVTLSVTHDNRPGDHAFISATLEEAAREQAKGCKTCFVDAVTGVLHWVETGLAPFKTIRQKQPNEADAIAVGEGEVRKMLRQKYKVKITCPGDPRLAAEGLVLLDDSWPDFMRGRWSIDKVTASGNRENSYRCLIDASGLDPKAESKD from the coding sequence ATGGCATTGGGTTTTACCCCGGTCGTGCAGATTTATGGCGCAAACGCGGATCTGCTCAACCAGCGTCTGATCAGTTGGGAGCACATTGATGCCGCCGGTATCGAGTCGGATCAACTGACCCTGACCATTGATCTGGAAGGTCTCGAAGGGCTGCCAAATCTGGGCGGGAAAATCGGCCTGCTGGTGGGTTACCTGGAAATGGAAGAGATGGTCGACAAGGGCCAGTTCAAAGTCACTCGCCTGACACCGACGCTGTTTCCGTTTCGCCTGACCCTGGTGGCCACTGCCGCGCCGTTCAGCAAGGATGACGAGACCGGCTTCAAGCAGCGCCGCACTGCCAGTCATGGACCGACGACGCTCGGTCAATTGTTTAGCCAACTGGTGTCGCAGCACGGTTTTTCATCGCGTGTCGCTGCGGACGTGTCGATGATCAAGATCGCCCACGTCGACCAGTCCAATGAAACTGACATGGGCTTTCTGACGCGGCTGGCAAAGAAGTACAACCTGGTCGCCAAACCTTATGGCGATGCGTATGTGCTGGCGCGGCCCGGTCAGATCAAATCAATCTCGGGGCAGAAACTGCAGGATGTGACGTTGTCGGTCACCCACGACAATCGTCCCGGCGATCACGCCTTCATCAGCGCCACGCTGGAAGAAGCCGCCCGCGAACAGGCCAAGGGCTGCAAGACCTGTTTTGTCGATGCGGTTACAGGCGTTTTGCACTGGGTCGAAACGGGACTTGCGCCGTTCAAGACCATCCGCCAGAAGCAACCCAACGAAGCGGATGCCATCGCCGTCGGCGAGGGCGAAGTGCGCAAAATGCTCCGGCAAAAGTACAAGGTGAAGATCACCTGCCCGGGCGATCCGCGGCTGGCGGCTGAAGGCCTGGTACTGCTCGATGACAGCTGGCCGGACTTCATGCGCGGGCGCTGGTCGATCGACAAGGTCACCGCCAGCGGCAATCGCGAGAACAGCTATCGCTGCCTGATCGATGCCAGCGGCCTCGATCCAAAGGCTGAATCCAAAGACTGA
- a CDS encoding phage tail terminator protein, which produces MKITPILTQLRGQCPGLASHISVGVDLALLQGNPDLPTPSAHVLPLADLASESTTQNLTTQPIRDRFEIVLALDATDATKALDLLHDLRAELWRALVGFKPDKDYSAIVYDGGEMVSINSSRVFYRLRFFAEFQLGRNLPSQPAESWHERELDGLSSFTGATVRVDAIDPADPNLKRPGPDGRVEMTFSGDVTP; this is translated from the coding sequence ATGAAGATCACCCCGATCCTCACGCAATTGCGTGGGCAATGCCCTGGCCTTGCCAGTCACATTTCGGTGGGTGTCGATCTGGCGCTGCTACAAGGCAACCCGGATCTGCCGACACCCTCGGCCCACGTGCTGCCACTGGCCGACTTGGCGAGTGAAAGCACCACCCAAAACCTCACCACCCAACCGATCCGCGACCGCTTCGAAATCGTCCTGGCGCTTGACGCCACCGACGCTACAAAAGCGCTGGATCTGTTGCACGACCTGCGCGCCGAACTGTGGCGTGCGCTGGTGGGGTTCAAGCCCGACAAAGACTACAGCGCCATCGTTTACGACGGCGGCGAAATGGTCTCGATCAACAGCAGCCGCGTGTTCTACCGGCTGCGCTTTTTTGCCGAGTTCCAGCTTGGCCGCAATCTGCCAAGTCAGCCTGCGGAGAGTTGGCACGAACGTGAACTGGACGGTTTGTCGTCCTTTACCGGGGCCACCGTGCGGGTCGATGCGATCGACCCAGCCGACCCCAACCTGAAACGCCCGGGCCCCGATGGGCGCGTGGAAATGACTTTCTCTGGAGACGTAACCCCATGA
- a CDS encoding DUF2635 domain-containing protein has protein sequence MSNRITVLPAEGRVVPDPEAGDLLPLEGREVLDSAWWRRRLADGDITLKTAPAKQKGAK, from the coding sequence ATGAGCAATCGCATCACCGTACTGCCGGCCGAAGGCCGTGTCGTACCTGACCCAGAGGCGGGCGATCTGCTGCCGCTGGAAGGCCGTGAAGTGCTGGACAGCGCCTGGTGGCGCCGACGTCTGGCCGACGGCGACATCACCCTCAAAACCGCACCAGCCAAACAAAAGGGAGCCAAATAA
- a CDS encoding phage tail sheath subtilisin-like domain-containing protein, translating into MAIGFSNIPADIRVPLFYAEMDNSAANSASSTLRRLIVAQVNDNIAPTEVGKLVLVSSVALAKSIGGQGSMLASMYETFRKADPIGEIWCLPLHNTEGAIAKGVLTLTGTATQAGVLNLYVGGVRVQATVVNGATAAQAATALAQKINATADLPVSAAAAEGVVTLNAKWTGDSGNDISLQFNRLGKSNGEDTPAGLTTAITAMTGGAGVPDQVEAIAALGDEPFEFIALPWSDLSTLNTWQAVMDDSTGRWSWAKQLFGHVYSAKRGTVGTLVAAGQARNDQHMTIQALEPGVPQPFWVQAAALAARTAVFISADASRPTQSGSLPGVDPAPASERFTLTERQSLLNYGIATAYYEGGYVRIQRSITTYQKNAYGQADNSYLDSETMHQSAFIVRRLQSVITSKYGRHKLASDGTRFGAGQPIVTPATIRGELIAQYAKLELEGHVENAELFAEHLIVERDVQDPSRVNVLFPPDYINGLRVFALLNQFRLQYDDAA; encoded by the coding sequence ATGGCGATCGGATTCAGCAACATCCCCGCGGACATTCGTGTACCGCTGTTCTATGCCGAAATGGACAACTCGGCCGCCAATAGCGCGAGTTCGACCCTGCGTCGCTTGATCGTCGCTCAGGTCAACGACAACATCGCGCCGACCGAAGTCGGCAAACTGGTGTTGGTCTCCAGCGTTGCGCTGGCCAAGAGCATCGGTGGTCAGGGCTCGATGCTCGCCTCGATGTACGAGACCTTCCGCAAGGCCGACCCGATCGGTGAGATCTGGTGCCTGCCGCTGCACAACACCGAAGGCGCGATCGCCAAAGGCGTGCTGACCCTGACCGGTACCGCGACCCAGGCTGGCGTGCTCAACCTGTATGTCGGCGGCGTGCGTGTGCAAGCCACCGTGGTCAACGGTGCCACCGCTGCCCAGGCAGCCACTGCACTGGCGCAGAAAATCAACGCCACGGCCGACCTGCCGGTCAGCGCCGCCGCTGCCGAAGGTGTGGTCACCCTGAACGCCAAATGGACTGGCGACAGCGGTAACGACATCAGCCTGCAATTCAATCGCCTGGGCAAGAGCAACGGCGAAGACACCCCGGCCGGCCTGACCACTGCGATCACTGCCATGACTGGCGGCGCCGGTGTGCCGGATCAAGTGGAAGCCATCGCCGCACTGGGTGACGAGCCGTTCGAATTCATCGCACTGCCATGGTCCGATCTGTCGACGCTCAACACCTGGCAAGCGGTCATGGATGACAGCACCGGTCGCTGGTCGTGGGCCAAGCAACTGTTTGGTCACGTCTACAGTGCCAAGCGCGGCACTGTCGGCACGCTGGTTGCTGCCGGCCAGGCACGCAACGACCAGCACATGACCATTCAGGCGCTGGAGCCGGGCGTTCCACAACCGTTCTGGGTGCAAGCCGCCGCACTGGCTGCACGCACCGCGGTGTTCATCTCTGCCGACGCTAGCCGTCCGACCCAAAGCGGCAGTCTGCCGGGTGTTGATCCGGCACCGGCCAGCGAACGCTTCACCCTGACCGAGCGTCAGTCGCTGCTCAACTACGGCATCGCCACCGCGTATTACGAAGGCGGTTACGTGCGCATCCAGCGCTCGATCACCACCTACCAGAAAAACGCTTACGGTCAGGCCGACAACTCCTACCTGGACAGCGAAACCATGCACCAGTCGGCGTTCATCGTGCGCCGTCTGCAAAGCGTGATCACCAGCAAGTACGGCCGGCACAAACTGGCTTCCGACGGCACCCGTTTCGGCGCCGGCCAGCCGATCGTGACGCCAGCGACCATTCGCGGTGAACTGATCGCGCAGTACGCCAAGCTCGAACTGGAAGGCCACGTCGAGAACGCCGAGCTGTTCGCCGAGCACCTGATCGTCGAACGCGACGTGCAGGACCCGAGCCGCGTGAACGTGCTGTTCCCGCCGGATTACATCAACGGTCTGCGCGTGTTCGCACTGCTCAACCAATTCCGTCTGCAGTACGACGACGCGGCCTGA
- a CDS encoding phage tail tube protein produces MGQLIAGTCYVKVDGAQLTINGGCEAPLMAVKRETVVPGFYKETDIAPSFKVTALHTADFPLKKLIEGTDITVTCEFSNGKVYVLAGAYLVEEPISKGDDATIELKFEGIKGTWQ; encoded by the coding sequence ATGGGTCAACTGATTGCAGGCACCTGCTACGTCAAAGTCGACGGCGCACAACTGACCATCAATGGCGGCTGCGAAGCCCCGCTGATGGCGGTCAAACGCGAAACCGTCGTACCCGGTTTCTACAAGGAAACCGATATTGCGCCGTCGTTCAAAGTGACCGCGCTGCACACCGCCGACTTCCCGCTGAAGAAGCTGATCGAAGGCACCGACATCACCGTCACCTGCGAATTCAGCAACGGCAAAGTCTACGTACTGGCCGGCGCCTATCTGGTCGAAGAACCAATCTCCAAAGGCGATGACGCCACCATCGAACTGAAATTCGAAGGCATCAAGGGGACCTGGCAATGA
- a CDS encoding phage tail assembly protein, with amino-acid sequence MSGAVKLQVAIEAHGEPLTELVLRRPTVQEVRAIKALPYKIDKSEEVSLDMDVAAKYIAVCAGIPPSSVNQLDLADLNALSWAVASFFMSAASAPSPT; translated from the coding sequence ATGAGCGGCGCCGTGAAGCTTCAGGTTGCGATCGAAGCTCACGGCGAGCCCCTGACCGAACTCGTCCTGCGCCGTCCGACGGTGCAGGAAGTGCGAGCAATCAAGGCGCTGCCGTACAAGATCGACAAGAGCGAAGAAGTCAGCCTCGACATGGACGTGGCGGCCAAATACATCGCCGTGTGCGCCGGCATTCCGCCGTCGTCGGTCAACCAGTTGGATCTGGCTGACCTCAATGCGCTGAGCTGGGCCGTTGCGAGTTTTTTCATGAGTGCGGCGTCGGCGCCATCACCGACCTGA
- a CDS encoding phage tail protein, which produces MADEETKVKTPVLITGIDELSPKLGALQAKVGSFKKNLEQVGLDKLDISGLFKGGSVITPFVDGIKSAAAFQGKLTEVSDMAKTVDLPATPKVAAQNMNVFSASMEKVSAAVDAALVPAVGALVVGLEPMLTQVGSLLADNPKLVEGLAAGAIAFSAMQTAVTGMTQVMDVMSMVLKTNPIMLIAMGIALAAGLIYANWTPISAFFKGMWEGVKNIGVSAMATLRSILDWRPLDALAALWSPIAGFFSGIWDKVKAVTAPVIDFFKSVFSWTPAGMILENWAPLTGLFSAIWDLLKALSVPVMAFLKGLFDWTPLGMIINNWGAITGFFASIWTALQPAAQAIKDFFGTLFDYSPLGMIVNNWGSIVTFFEPIWAALQASAQQIKGFFQSLFEWSPLEQIAMYWQPISEVFSALWGVVQALAAPVLEFLHNMFEWTPLGQIIKNWGPITEWFGELWQKLQTVIAPIKELFDGGFAGLIAKVTGKVETFTEAQRQTNAEGKGELAPAFFGATPQAAGNGALQSGSLPQSSGALIQQSAINNRTQLEGGLTVRFENAPAGLRTDQPQSNQPGLALSSRIGYRSLSAGGSNELA; this is translated from the coding sequence ATGGCAGACGAAGAAACGAAAGTAAAAACTCCGGTGCTGATCACGGGCATCGATGAGCTATCGCCCAAGCTCGGCGCCCTTCAGGCCAAGGTCGGGAGTTTCAAGAAAAATCTCGAGCAGGTCGGCCTCGACAAACTGGACATCAGCGGACTGTTCAAGGGCGGCAGCGTGATCACGCCGTTCGTGGACGGGATCAAATCGGCGGCGGCGTTTCAGGGCAAATTGACTGAAGTCAGCGACATGGCAAAAACCGTCGACCTGCCCGCCACACCGAAAGTCGCTGCGCAAAACATGAACGTGTTCAGTGCGTCGATGGAAAAGGTTTCCGCAGCCGTGGATGCGGCACTGGTGCCGGCGGTGGGGGCGTTGGTGGTCGGCCTGGAACCGATGCTGACCCAGGTCGGCAGCCTGCTCGCCGACAACCCGAAACTGGTCGAAGGCCTGGCGGCGGGGGCGATTGCTTTCTCCGCCATGCAAACCGCCGTCACGGGTATGACTCAGGTGATGGACGTGATGAGCATGGTGCTCAAGACCAACCCGATCATGCTGATCGCGATGGGCATCGCGCTGGCGGCCGGTTTGATTTATGCCAACTGGACGCCGATCAGCGCTTTCTTCAAGGGCATGTGGGAGGGCGTGAAAAACATCGGTGTGAGTGCGATGGCGACGTTGCGCTCGATCCTTGACTGGCGACCGCTGGATGCACTGGCGGCGCTGTGGTCACCGATCGCGGGATTCTTCTCCGGGATCTGGGACAAGGTCAAAGCGGTCACCGCGCCAGTGATCGACTTCTTCAAATCGGTGTTCTCCTGGACGCCCGCCGGCATGATCCTGGAAAACTGGGCGCCGCTGACCGGTCTGTTTTCGGCGATCTGGGACTTGCTCAAGGCCTTGAGTGTGCCGGTGATGGCGTTCCTCAAAGGTCTGTTCGACTGGACGCCGTTGGGGATGATCATCAACAACTGGGGGGCGATCACCGGGTTCTTTGCCTCGATCTGGACGGCGCTGCAACCGGCGGCACAAGCCATCAAGGACTTCTTCGGCACGTTGTTCGATTACTCCCCGCTGGGCATGATCGTCAACAACTGGGGCAGCATCGTGACCTTCTTCGAACCGATCTGGGCCGCGCTGCAAGCTTCGGCGCAGCAGATCAAAGGCTTTTTCCAGAGCCTGTTCGAATGGTCGCCGCTGGAGCAGATCGCGATGTACTGGCAACCGATCAGCGAAGTGTTTTCGGCGCTGTGGGGCGTGGTGCAAGCGTTGGCCGCACCGGTACTCGAGTTTTTGCACAACATGTTCGAATGGACGCCGTTGGGGCAGATCATCAAGAACTGGGGGCCGATCACCGAGTGGTTCGGCGAGTTGTGGCAAAAGCTTCAAACCGTGATTGCGCCGATCAAGGAGCTGTTCGACGGTGGCTTTGCCGGACTCATCGCCAAGGTCACCGGCAAGGTTGAAACGTTCACCGAAGCGCAACGCCAGACCAATGCCGAAGGCAAAGGTGAGTTGGCGCCGGCGTTCTTCGGAGCAACGCCGCAAGCAGCGGGCAACGGTGCACTGCAAAGTGGTTCGTTGCCACAGAGTTCTGGCGCGCTGATTCAACAAAGTGCAATCAACAACCGCACACAACTCGAAGGCGGCCTGACCGTGCGCTTCGAAAATGCGCCGGCCGGATTGCGCACCGATCAACCGCAAAGCAATCAACCGGGCCTGGCGCTGTCTTCGCGCATCGGCTATCGCTCGTTGTCGGCAGGAGGTTCCAATGAACTGGCGTGA
- a CDS encoding DNA circularization protein — MNWRDRLLPASFRGVGFWIDQAKTPVGRKGQLHEYPQRDLPYFEDLGQQARIHDVTAFIIGADCLEQRDKLLKALEAGSGELVHPWLGRLQVKVGECDMTHTRQDGGLVTFTLKFYPDQPLPFPTASVSTQKVLLAKADTLLGSAVARFEQAMTLIKAARIGIANLRNSLTGVYEVIKEQLKPLIEQYRQITELVKAVKELPKEVAAEFKGLLGDIKELKEFAKEGYRGVIADVSQQLEAIRKADAPKITTGKDTNAAAQAMADLVQDTMLVKVAQWVASMPVASPAVKLSSTPSVAQQADQPVTRQEVPVTDEMKALQKAVGVAIDPMLDKADPKHHQAINDVKEALLAHLKAVASSGVRQVTKSFQESLPALVVAYKQFADATRVTQVTQSNAMNHPGFSPNDVKVSRE; from the coding sequence ATGAACTGGCGTGACCGTTTGTTGCCGGCATCCTTTCGCGGTGTCGGCTTCTGGATCGATCAGGCGAAAACCCCGGTCGGTCGCAAAGGTCAGTTGCATGAGTATCCGCAACGCGACCTGCCGTATTTCGAAGATCTCGGCCAGCAGGCCAGGATTCACGACGTCACCGCATTCATCATCGGCGCCGATTGCCTGGAGCAGCGCGACAAGCTGCTCAAGGCATTGGAGGCGGGCAGTGGTGAACTGGTGCATCCGTGGCTCGGACGCCTGCAAGTCAAGGTCGGCGAATGCGACATGACCCACACCCGCCAGGACGGCGGGTTGGTGACCTTTACCCTGAAGTTTTATCCCGATCAGCCGTTGCCGTTTCCGACTGCCAGCGTCAGCACGCAGAAAGTGCTGCTGGCCAAAGCCGACACACTGCTGGGTTCGGCGGTGGCGCGCTTCGAGCAGGCGATGACGCTGATCAAGGCTGCGCGGATCGGCATCGCCAATCTGCGCAACAGCCTGACCGGGGTTTATGAGGTGATCAAGGAGCAGCTCAAACCGCTGATCGAGCAATATCGGCAGATCACCGAACTGGTCAAGGCAGTGAAGGAGTTGCCCAAGGAAGTGGCGGCGGAGTTCAAAGGCCTGCTCGGCGATATCAAGGAGCTCAAGGAGTTTGCGAAGGAGGGCTACCGTGGCGTGATTGCCGACGTGTCGCAACAACTCGAAGCCATCCGCAAGGCTGATGCGCCGAAGATCACCACTGGCAAGGACACCAACGCTGCGGCGCAAGCCATGGCCGATCTGGTGCAGGACACGATGCTGGTCAAAGTCGCGCAATGGGTAGCGTCGATGCCAGTGGCGAGCCCCGCCGTGAAGCTGTCGTCGACACCTTCGGTGGCGCAGCAGGCGGATCAACCGGTGACCCGTCAGGAAGTACCGGTGACAGATGAAATGAAAGCGCTGCAGAAAGCGGTCGGGGTGGCCATTGACCCGATGCTGGACAAGGCCGATCCCAAACACCACCAGGCCATCAACGATGTCAAGGAAGCGTTGCTGGCGCATCTCAAGGCAGTGGCGTCATCCGGTGTGCGCCAGGTCACCAAATCGTTCCAGGAAAGCCTGCCGGCGCTGGTTGTGGCCTACAAGCAATTTGCCGATGCGACACGGGTGACTCAAGTGACTCAGAGTAACGCGATGAACCATCCGGGTTTTTCACCCAATGACGTGAAAGTGTCCAGGGAGTGA
- a CDS encoding phage baseplate assembly protein: MSEMDNRVTLTVNNMEYGGWKSVEITADLERQFRTFKLDITWQWPGQTVDQRIKPGDPCEVKIGQDLVLTGYVFKAPISYDGRQISLSIEGSSKTQDLVDCAARNQPNQWQEQPLLSIVQALAMEYGLMVVNEIPETARLTKHTIVPGETVFQSIDRLLSLLRVFSTDDEQGRLVLAKPGSGGRASDALELGKNILSANAPMDQSQVFSEYRVIGQQKGSDKKSGAAVSEVESSATDLSFKRRRTTIINEGTALTFELAQQRAQWECATRMGRAQTTTYRVQGWRQANGDLWRHNTLVKVTDPVLGFDGDMLISKVTYSLSAQGSVTTLQVAPPHTFDPDPTPPKKT, translated from the coding sequence ATGAGCGAGATGGATAACCGCGTCACATTGACCGTCAACAATATGGAATACGGCGGCTGGAAAAGCGTGGAAATCACCGCTGATCTGGAGCGCCAGTTCCGTACCTTCAAACTTGACATCACCTGGCAGTGGCCGGGGCAGACGGTGGACCAGCGGATCAAGCCGGGTGACCCCTGCGAAGTGAAAATCGGCCAGGACCTGGTGCTCACCGGCTACGTGTTCAAGGCGCCGATCAGCTATGACGGACGCCAGATCAGCCTGAGCATCGAGGGCAGTTCCAAGACCCAGGATCTGGTCGATTGCGCCGCCAGAAACCAGCCGAACCAGTGGCAGGAGCAACCGCTGCTGAGCATCGTGCAGGCGCTGGCGATGGAGTACGGGCTGATGGTGGTCAATGAAATTCCCGAGACTGCGCGGTTGACCAAGCACACGATTGTGCCGGGTGAAACCGTGTTCCAGTCGATCGACCGTTTGCTCTCGTTGCTGCGGGTGTTTTCCACCGATGACGAGCAGGGCCGGCTGGTGCTGGCCAAGCCTGGCAGCGGTGGGCGGGCCAGTGATGCGCTGGAGCTGGGCAAGAATATCCTGTCGGCCAACGCCCCCATGGATCAGAGCCAGGTGTTCTCCGAATACCGGGTGATCGGCCAGCAGAAAGGTTCGGACAAGAAGAGCGGGGCGGCGGTCAGCGAGGTTGAATCCAGCGCGACCGATCTGAGCTTCAAACGTCGACGCACCACCATCATCAACGAGGGCACCGCGCTGACGTTCGAACTGGCCCAGCAACGCGCCCAGTGGGAGTGCGCCACCCGTATGGGGCGGGCGCAGACCACCACGTATCGGGTGCAAGGCTGGCGCCAGGCCAACGGTGATCTTTGGCGGCACAACACGCTGGTCAAAGTCACGGATCCGGTGCTTGGGTTCGATGGCGACATGCTGATCTCCAAGGTCACTTATTCGCTGTCGGCACAAGGCTCGGTGACCACGCTGCAAGTGGCGCCGCCGCATACCTTCGATCCTGATCCAACACCCCCGAAAAAAACCTGA
- a CDS encoding phage baseplate assembly protein V produces MSLLTRLLARGTVVLANSASKLQSLQMRLTAGEVNDDMEHFEPYGFTSHPLAGAEGVVTFIGGDRSHAIALVIADRRYRLQALAAGEVAIYTDEGDKIHFKRGRIIDIETATLNIRASSAVNFDTPVINQTGKIVSTGDQLAGGISQIKHVHVGVQAGSGQTGAPAGGK; encoded by the coding sequence ATGAGCCTACTGACACGCCTGCTGGCGCGCGGCACTGTCGTGCTCGCCAACTCGGCATCCAAGCTGCAATCGCTGCAAATGCGCCTCACCGCCGGCGAAGTGAACGACGACATGGAGCACTTTGAACCTTACGGTTTCACCAGCCACCCGCTGGCCGGTGCCGAAGGAGTCGTCACCTTCATCGGCGGCGACCGTTCCCACGCCATCGCTCTGGTCATCGCTGACCGCCGCTATCGCCTGCAAGCGCTGGCCGCTGGTGAAGTGGCGATCTACACCGACGAGGGCGACAAGATTCATTTCAAGCGCGGGCGGATCATCGACATTGAAACCGCCACGCTGAACATCCGCGCCAGCAGCGCGGTGAACTTCGATACGCCGGTGATCAACCAGACCGGCAAGATCGTCTCCACCGGCGATCAACTCGCCGGTGGCATCAGCCAGATCAAACATGTGCACGTCGGCGTACAGGCCGGCAGCGGCCAGACCGGCGCGCCGGCGGGAGGCAAATGA
- a CDS encoding phage GP46 family protein, whose protein sequence is MFISQNLHAALTRSVLISLFTWRRAADDDALDDDERFGWWGDTFPTVADDRIGSRLWLLRRVKLTRQTQMDAEFYAREALQWLIDDGHCSAIDIISERLDAQRLNLRTVLTLADGERLDINPDNSWQVIYAV, encoded by the coding sequence ATGTTCATCAGTCAGAACCTCCACGCCGCACTGACCCGCTCCGTACTGATCAGCCTGTTCACTTGGCGCCGCGCCGCCGATGACGACGCCCTCGATGACGACGAACGTTTCGGCTGGTGGGGCGATACCTTTCCCACCGTCGCCGACGATCGCATCGGCTCGCGGCTATGGCTGCTGCGCCGGGTGAAACTGACCCGACAAACGCAGATGGACGCCGAGTTCTATGCCCGTGAAGCCTTGCAGTGGCTGATCGACGACGGCCACTGCAGCGCCATCGACATCATCAGCGAACGCCTCGACGCCCAGCGTCTGAACCTGCGCACGGTCCTGACCCTGGCCGACGGCGAACGTCTGGACATCAACCCCGATAACAGTTGGCAGGTGATCTATGCCGTTTGA